In Salvelinus namaycush isolate Seneca chromosome 16, SaNama_1.0, whole genome shotgun sequence, the sequence GACAGCTACACAGCTACACAGCTAGACAGCTACACAGCTAGACAGCTACACAGCTAGACAGCTACACAGCTACACAGCTACACAGCTAGACAGCTATACAGCTAGACAGCTACACAGCTACACAGCTAGACAGCTACACAGCTACACAGCTAAACAGCTATACAGCTATACAGCTACACAGCTACACAGCTATACAGCTATACAGCTACACAGCTACACAGCTATACAGCTACACAGCTACACAGCTAGACAGCTATACAGCTATACAGCTATACAGCTAGACAGCTAAACAGCTAGACAGCTATACAACTACACAGCTATACAGCTACACAGCTATACAGCTACACAGCTACACAGCTACACAGCTACACAGCTACACAGCTACACAGCTACACAGCTACACAGCTACACAGCTACACAGCTACACAGTTACACAGCTACACAGCTACACAGCTACACAGCTACACAGCTACACAGCTACACAGCTACACAGCTACACAGCTACACAGCTACACAGTTACACAGCTACACAGCTACACAGCTACACAGCTACACAGCTACACAGCTACACAGCTACACAGCTACACAGCTACACAGCTACACAGCTACACAGTTACACAGCTAATACCCATTTCTGTTCTATAGGTGTACATACATTTAGACCACTAGGACAGATACATCACAGATACAATGATTTGGATATGAGTAATTCAGGTCTATTGATCTGTGAACTCTCTTTTTAAAAAGAGGGGTAAATTATTGATTACTGATAATGGACCTTTACCTCGATCAATCTGTCAAAAGCCTAGTGTGTGTTATATCTCATATGTCTACaatgtaaatgtgtgtatgtTACAGTTTGAACCCGAGAGCCTGTTAAGCAACACTCTGTGAGCAGGGAAAGGCAGACCGTTGGACAGACAGGTCTTCTCTTGCTTTGCCGCAACATTTGGGACAGTTAATAAGACAACGTATCCCAACATGCTGCTTCTGAGAACAGCTCAGATCAAAAAATGCTTCACGGTGTTTAGAGTGTGTTGACACACCCTCTCACCTTCTATTGGGATTCACACAGACACAAGTAAGAATAATGAAACAGAGAAGAAGGCCTAAGTCAAAACAAACATTTGAATTTTATATTAATGTGTGTGACTTCAGAGTTGTTCCCGCGTTAATTTCTCAACAACAGATCACCAAGCCCTGTGCATGTACTTGGAATAGTCAACTGCATTGATCCTCACAGAACCTACAGTACTGCTCCTCTAGACATgttatagtctactgtactgctcCTCTAGACATgttatagtctactgtactgctcCTCTAGACATgttatagtctactgtactgctcCTCTAGACATgttatagtctactgtactgctcctctcctctagacatgttatagtctactgtactgctcCTCTAGACATgttatagtctactgtactgctcCTCTAGACATgttatagtctactgtactgctcCTCTAGACATgttatagtctactgtactgctcCTCTAGACATgttatagtctactgtactgctcCTCTAGACATgttatagtctactgtactgctcCTCTAGACATgttatagtctactgtactgctcCTCTAGACATgttatagtctactgtactgctcCTCTAAACATgttatagtctactgtactgctcCTCTAGACATgttatagtctactgtactgctcCTCTAGACATgttatagtctactgtactgctcctctcctctagacatgttatagtctactgtactgctcCTCTCCTATAGACATgttatagtctactgtactgctcCTCTAGACATgttatagtctactgtactgctcCTCTAGACATgttatagtctactgtactgctcCTCTAGACATgttatagtctactgtactgctcctctcctctagacatgttatagtctactgtactgctcctctagacatgttatagactactgtactgctcctctcctctaaacatgttatagtctactgtactgctcCTCTAGACATgttatagtctactgtactgctcctctcctctagacatgttatagtctactgtactgctcCTCTAGACATgttatagtctactgtactgctcCTCTAGACATgttatagtctactgtactgctcCTCTAGACATgttatagtctactgtactgctcCTCTAGACATgttatagtctactgtactgctcCTCTAGACATgttatagtctactgtactgctcCTCTAGACATgttatagtctactgtactgctcctctcctctagacatgttatagtctactgtactgctcCTCTAGACATgttatagtctactgtactgctcCTCTAGACATgttatagtctactgtactgctcCTCTAGACATgttatagtctactgtactgctcctctcctctagacatgttatagtctactgtactgctcCTCTAGACATgttatagtctactgtactgctcCTCTAGACATgttatagtctactgtactgctcCTCTAGACATgttatagtctactgtactgctcCTCTAGACATgttatagtctactgtactgctcCTCTAGACATgttatagtctactgtactgctcctctcctctagacatgttatagtctactgtactgctcCTCTAGACATgttatagtctactgtactgctcCTCTAGACATgttatagtctactgtactgctcctctagacatgttatagactactgtactgctCCTCTAAACATGTTGTGTTTCATGGCCTTATTGTAAAGATATCACATGACAGGACTGCAGTGTCATCTTACAGCAAGTAACGGATGATTTCACCAACAATGTTCCCTGTTCTATGATTTATACGTAGACCTGTAGAACATAAGATAAGGCAAGTCTAGTAACAGGACTCAAGtgatactctctctctcacacacacacacacacacacacacacacacacacacacacacacacacacacacacacacacacacacgctcctgcgcgcgcgcgcacacacacacacacacacacacacacacacaaattgagGCCTTTGGCGCAGACCTTAATACACTTGTTGTTAACTTTTCAAATGTTTTATCATTTCCAAGTTTGTCATAAGTTTACCTCCTATTTGTGGAAGTTAAGGCCTTAAGGTCTGCTGCGCTCCGGCATGCTCTTGTGGAAACCTGAACCTATGCTTTGGATGGTTTTCTTCCCCAGTTGAGGACATTTCTGTAGTGGATGacggctgagagagagagagagaggggtcctGTTTAAAGGTCGGCTGTGACAGCAGTGTTTCCATGGCTCTGGATGGTTTCAACAATCTCCTCCACAAACTGAGGGAGTCCCATGACCGAGAGGTCCAAAGTGAGTGATCAATCCTTCTGCCGTGTCAGTGTTGCTGATGATCTGAGATATGAGCGTGGTACCACACAAGACAATACTATAGAATTAATATTCTAACATGATCTAACTATCTATCAATCCatctactatctctctctctttccctctctctctctctctctctctttccctctctctctccatctctctctctctttccctctctctccctctctctctttctctccctctctctctttctctctctctctctctctctccctctctctctccctctctctctctctccctctctctctccctctctctctccctctctccctctctccctccctctctctccctccctctctctctctccctctctctctctccctccctctctctctctctccctctctccctctctccctctctctctccctccctctctctccctctctccctctccctccctccctctctctctctccctccctctctctctccctctctctctccctccctccctctctctctctccctccctctctccccctctctccctctctctctctgtagaatgGCAAGAGAAATTGCAGGAGCTAACTAATAAAAAGGGCTGGTAAGTAAATGCTGAGTCCATTTCAAAGCACATTACTTAAGGGTGATATATTGATATGTGGAAGATGTAGTGATACCTGGTGGTGAAGGTCGGCAACAACAGCCCtgtcacactgatcctcaacacgggggccctctACTCCTTGTTCacacatgactgcgtggccacgcacatctctaactcaatcatcaagtttgctgatgacaaaacagtggcaggcctgattaccaacaatgacaagacagcctacagggaggtggtgagggccctggcagagtggtggcaggaaaataacctctacctcaatgtcaacaaaacaaaggagctgatcgtggactacaggagacggCAGAGAGAGctcgcccccatccacatcatcGCAGTGGAGAGGGTTAAAAACTTTAAGTTTctcggcgtgcacatcactgaggacctaAAATGGTCCTTCCAGAccaacagtgtggtgaagaaggcgcaacatcgcctcttcaatctcaggagaCTGAATAAATTTGGCATGGCCCTAAGACCCTTacaaacttctacagatacaCCATGGAGAACATTCTGTCGGGAGccaccgcagggctctccagagggcagtcagcccaacgcatcaccaggggcacactgcctgccctccagaacaTCTACAGGAAGGCCACATCACATCATTAataaggacctcagccacccgagtcatGGCCTGTTCCCcttgctaccatctagaaggcgggtacaggtgcatcaaagctgggaccgaaagctaataaatagcttctatctccagaccatcagactgtaaaatagtcaccactagccggcctcttccaagtaccctgccctgaaccttagtcactgttactagctggctaccacccagtactctgcaccttagagactgctgcactatgtgtcaggacccggtgtgagaaacagtcactaatagtctgTTTGTACATAGTCAGTGAACActagttactttaataatgttataACAGCTCGTTCTgttatttcttaattcctttctctttttacttttttggggggggggggggggggattatgtGTATATTGTGGTGTATTGCTACGTCTTGCTGCACCGTTGAAGCTAGAAACGACCGTTAcacctgtgataacatctgcaaaatctGTGtgtgcgaccaataaactttgatttgattcaccAAAGGGTGATATGTTGATGTGTGGGAGACGTATTGATACAGCActtgttggtgtgttggtctaaGTAGTGATACAAAGAGAATGGAGGAGCTGTTCAACAGGAACCAACAGctgagagaacagcagaggttaCTCACAGACAACATCAAACAGCTGGAAaacaggtgggtgggtgggtgggtgggtgggtgggtgggtgggtgggtgggtgggtgggtgggtgggtgggtgggtgggtgggtgtgtgggtgggtgtgtgtgtgtgtgtgtgtgtgtgtgtgtgtgtgtgtgggtgggtgggtgggtgtgtgtgtgtgtgtgtgtgtgtgtgtactgtatgggCATGTAgcaatgtgtctgtctgtgtttgggGTATTttatgtagctcagttggtagagcatggcacttgtaaTGGCAAAACCGTGGGTtggattcccaggaccacccatatgtaaaatgtatgcatgaaTGACTGATAAAAGCacctgctaaatggcatatactgtatattatagtatTATATTCATTTTTGTgccaccagtgtgtgtgtccgtgtgtatgctgttttaaagtaactgtccaagTGAAAATATCACTTTTAAAAGTGTATATTCTTTTAACCCATACCCAAGGAATATTCTTGACTCATCTTATACTTGTATTTGTGGCCAACgcatacatttgaaaaaaaaaaaaaacttttaaaatCCCAACTtaaaacttgtatctcaaacagaccgttTCAGACATGCTtgctatttatttgtatttttaactCTTCATTTTTGGGAAAGGGTGAGTAAATATTCCACGGGAAAGTCTACACATGtggtattcggtgcatgtgacaaataacatttgatttgattggatatTTCCTCAAAGAGAAAATGATGTCATCCTGCCTCATTggctgagctggccaatcagcggtctactcgTATGAATATACTTAATGACCGGTATGctcccacaccattctgttatcGTGGGTATAGTCACACCATTCTGTTATCGTGGGTATAGCCACACCATTCTGTTATCGTGGGTATAGTCACACCATTCTGTTATCGTGGGTATAGCCACACCATTCTGTTATCGTGGGTATAGCCACACCATTCTGTTATCGTGGGTATAGCCACATCATTCTGTTATCGTGGGTATAGCCACACCATTCTGTTATCGTGGGTTTAGCCACACCATTCTGTTATTGTGGGTATAGCCACACCATTCTGTTATCGTGGGTATAGTCACACCATTCTGTTATCGTGGGTATAGTCACACCATTCTGTTATCGTGGGTATAGCCACACCATTCTGTTATCGTGGGTATAGCCACACCATTCTGTTATCGTGGGTATAGCCACACCATTCTGTTATCGTGGGTATAGCCACACCATTCTGTTATCGTGGGTATAGCCACATCATTCTGTTATCGTGGGTATAGCCACACCATTCTGTTATCGTGGGTTTAGCCACACCATTCTGTTATTGTGGGTATAGCCACACCATTCTGTTATCGTGGGTATAGTCACACCATTCTGTTATCGTGGGTATAGTCACACCATTCTGTTATCGTGGGTATAGCCACACCATTCTGTTATCGTGGGTATAGCCACACCATTCTGTTATCGTGGGTATAGTCACACCATTCTGTTATCGTGGGTATAGCCACATCATTCTGTTATCGTGGGTATAGTCACATCATTCTGTTATCGTGGGTATAGTCACACCATTCTGTTATCGTGGGTATAGCCACACCATTCTGTTATCGTGGGTATAGTCACACCATTCTGTTATCGTGGGTATAGCCACACCATTCTGTTATCGTGGGTATAGCCACACCATTCTGTTATCGTGGGTATAGCCACACCATTCTGTTATCGTGGCTTTAGCCACACCATTCTGTTATCGTGGGTTTAGTCACACCATTCTGTTATCGTGGGTTTAGTCACACCATTCTGTTATCGTGGGTATAGCCACACCATTCTGTTATCGTGGGTATAGTCACACCATTCTGTTATCGTGGGTTTAGCCACACCATTCTGTTATCGTGGGTATAGCCACACCATTCTGTTATCGTGGGTATAGCCACACCATTCTGTTATCGTGGGTTTAGCCACATCATTCTGTTATCGTGGGTTTAGCCACACCATTCTGTTATCGTGGGTATAGCCACACCATTCTGTTATCGTGGGTATAGCCACACCATTCTGTTATCGTGGGTATAGTCACACCATTCTGTTATCGTGGGTATAGTCACACCATTCTGTTATCGTGGGTATAGTCACACCATTCTGTTATCGTGGGTATAGCCACACCATTCTGTTATCGTGGGTTTAGCCACACCATTCTGTTATCGTGGGTTTAGTCACACCATTCTGTTATCGTGGGTATAGTCACACCATTCTGTTATCGTGGGTATAGTCACACCATTCTGTTATCGTGGGTATAGTCACACCATTCTGTTATCGTGGGTATAGCCACACCATTCTGTTATCGTGGGTATAGTCACACCATTCTGTTATCGTGGGTATAGTCACACCATTCTGTTATCGTGGGTATAGCCACATCATTCTGTTATCGTGGGTATAGCCACACCATTCTGTTATCGTGGGTTTAGCCACATCATTCTGTTATCGTGGGTATAGTCACACCATTCTGTTATCGTGGGTTTAGCCACACCGTTTCTAACAcggaaaagctgctttttaacatattTAATTACCTTTTTTGCTTATAAGAAAAGtatttcactggacagttactttaacacTCAAGTATTTCATTAGACAGTTACTTTAACACTCAAGTATTTCATTAGACAGTTACTTTAACACTCAAGTATTTCATTAGACAGTTACTTTAACACTCAAGTATTTCATTAGACAGTTACTTTAACACCAGTCTGCCTCTAGCTCCATGTTTGTCAGTGTTTGACCCCCCGCCGACCTCTGTGCTTTAGGTTGAGGGCGGGGCTGTGTGACAGGTGTACTGTGACTCAGGATGTGGCCAAGCGCCGGCAGCAGGAGTATGAGACCTCTCAGATCCAGAGCCTACAGCACATCTCCATCCTGGGTAGCTGACAGCTAACACATCCCATCAACCCCATTTAGAGTGACAATTATACTGTGACATTCGAGGAatctctgtttttttttgttttttttaaggaACCTCCCATGTCACCCAAAATGTTTATGAGCTTCAAAATAGTAAAGGCGCCATTTAACGgtacatttatttattcatttctttatttattcattcatttatttttttaatttttatttttttaaattaccttTCAATTTGGCATGATCAAAAACCACTCATGATGTCGACCAAATCACGTCAAAAACAGGAGACTACCTGCGTATGTTCATCCACTCCAAAATAGCTCCAGTATCCAAGCAAAGCACTGTGGACTAACACCACTTGATGAACGGAAAGAGACAAACGTTACACAATTCCCCAACGTGTAATGACAGTTGGCAATTATCATTGGGTCTACATTCTTGTAGCCTGAATTAATTGATGAGTCTTTCTGACGAAATaaccttttattttttttgtagaAAGAAAAGTTGGTACACCTGAAAAGAGACTGTCAGGTATTAGGCTGATGATAAGTGCTGCCATATGTGGAAAAACAATTGTTTAAACCATGACACAGATGTGGGGATTTTCGTTTAATTCGGAAATAAGCTTTTATTTTCATCTTTACCACTGTACAAATTGCATTTTAAACAAATAGGAGAGTGGGtgacagatagcctagtggttaggacgTTGGGCTGGTAACTGGTTCAAATACCTGAGCAGACAAGGTGAAAAgtctgtccttgagcaaggcactttaacCCTCGTTCTCTCCAACaatgccgtactactatggctgaccctgtaaaaactGCAACTATCCGGTGTGTGACAATAACACAACTTGTTTTGTTGTTGCACTAATTAGAGAacacccacccccccaccccacactgCATTTAGGAGGACTCATGTTCCATTTTAGGTGGTCATGAGACCCCCCCTGTGCCCCCTGTCATTTGCATTCTGAGCTTCCCTTCTCCACATGTTTCTCTAGCATTGTGTAAAGATCCAACTAGGCTCCCTGTTTTGTAGCTACAGTGCAGTATTTTAACATTAGCCATGGCCTGGGGACTATTTtcagtattttgtattttgtagctGGAGAGATGAACACGATGAAAAAGGAGAACCAAAGGCTGCGAGAAGAAGTCAGGCATCTGAGAGCGGCACTAGAGTAAGTTCTGTATGTTTTACACGTGAGTCTGTGTTTCTGTCTTGAGTGTTGGGAGCGTAACATGCTTGTCGTTTCAGAGGTCAGAGTGGACATTCCTCCTCCCAAGATGCAACTCCAGAGGTCAGACAATCGGCTGACCTTTCACCTTCTGCTATGCCACACATCCTCACAGCCATCAGGTCTATTAACCAGCCACCAGAGGGCGCCACTGCAGGGCTGTCCATAGTGAAGACTGAGACAGACCACAGTCTCTCTTTTAGAGTTGACGGTGAGAGTAAAGGAAACACTTTCGTTATGAACCTAAAGGATTTACAGTCATTTAATGATGACTCATCATCATCACCAGTATAATCATCAGGATGTATTTTCTTCTTGTCTTCCCGACAAAACAGAGACACTACCTGAACGCAGAGATGTGAGGGGATTGAATGGGAAACAATCCTATGTAAGCATATTTTGTTTGTCTACAACAAATCGTTAACTAAAAATATTTAGGAATATATCACAGGTCAAAATGTCCTTGTCCTCTCTCAGCCACCATCTCTCTTTTTATCTCACAAAGGAATCCCATAAGCCCCTATCCATGTCCACTCCCATCCCACAAGCATTGAGGCCAGAGCACATTACAGCCAGAGGCAACACTGGGCAGAAGAGGTAAGCAAGTGAGGCAATAACAGCAAATAGAGAAAAGAGAAACACACTGGCATTCAAAatgttcctctctttctcctctttctcctctttctcctctgccccctctttctcctcttccccctctttctcctcttccccctctttctcctcttccccctctttctcctctttctcctctttctcctctttctcctctttctcctcttccccctctttctcctctttctcctctttctcctcttccccctctttctcctcttccccctctttctcctcttccccctctttcccctcttccccctctttctcctcttcccaCATCCCTCTCTTAGAGACCATAGCGTGGAGATGGTTGGTCATCAGCGCTCCCCTGTCGCTCCCACCATTCCACACCCCCGACTTGTCCAGAAAGACAGGCCTCTcccctcttcatcctccttctcatcctccttctccacctcttcctctctacctGGAGATGAGAAGCACAGTCGTCACCTGGTTCATGCTCCGGTCCCTTACTGGCCGCGCCCCATCAAAAGTGcccgtctctccctcccctggCCCCTGCCGGAGCACTCCGACTGGGTCACCGTGGCCACCTCTGTGGACGACGGCTTGGTGTCCCAATCcaaacataaccctaacctacCACGCTTCCCCAATCTACAGACCTACGTCCAGCAGAACAGCAGCCTTGGGAAGGCCTGGCTCAAGCCCAGCCAGGCCAGCCTGACCAGGAGTCTGTCCACCGAGCACGGGGAGAGACCAACAGCATGGGTACAGGAGCGTGACAGGCGGGTGGCGCCACACTCGTGGAGGGAGGCAGTGGTGCAGACAGAGATGGTGTTTGGGGAGAATCTGAAAGAGGCTGACTCTCCTCTGGACCTGTCTGATCCTGGGAGATGCAAAAGCATTAAGTCACCACAGGACAGCAAGGCCAGCCCCACGCTACAGGACATGTACATAGAAGGGGAGACATCTAACAGGACCACCAGGACAGACTCCTCGCCACAGAGCCAGGCCTGTCccccctcttcctcatcctcctcttcctccacaccTGCTCTtccttcatcctcctcttctacaCGTCCCACCAGCCAACAGAGGCAAAGCCCCAACAACCACAACCTTAAGGTGCTCTACTTGATccgacatacactaccgttcaaaagtttggggtcatttagaaatgtccttgtttttgaaagaaaagcacacatttttgtccattgaaataacataaaacacatgattttcatacagaggcccattatcagcaaccatcattcctgtgttccaatggcacgttgtgttagctaatccaagtttatcattttaaaaggataattgatcattagaaaacccttttgcaattatgttagcacagctgaaaactgcggttctgattaaagaatcaataaagaaagttctttgtttctggccattttgagcctgtaatcgaacccacaaatgctgatgctcctgatactcaactagtctaaagaaggccagttttattgcttctttaatcagggcaacagttttcaactgtactaacataattgcaaaagtgttttctaatgatcaattatccttttaaaattataaacttggattagctaacacaacgtgccattggaacacaggagtgatggttgctgataatgagcctctgtacacctatgtagatattccattaaaaatcagccatttccagctacaatagtcatttacaacattaacaatgtctacactgtatttctgatcactgttatgttattttaatggacaaaaaaatgttttttctttcaaaaacaagaacatttctaagtgactccaaacttttgaacagtagtttATATCAAATAGCATGTGAAATACACATACCACTCACTGTCATCTGTCATCGGCCGCTCTGTTACCGTAGGATAAGGAGCATCAGATCACGAAACTCCATGACTCTGTGCATACCACACACCATCAcaagcacgtacacacacacacacacacacacacacacacacacacacacacacacacacacacacacacacacacacacacacacacacacacacacgtgatttAGTCATGTGATATGTCTAACCCCATCCACAGGAGGAAGAGCAGCCAGAGAAGGAGGAAGCTGAGGGGAAAGTAGATCAAAAGACAGGAAAGGACTCTGAGGACAGGAAAGTCCCTGTTCTGACCATCTCATTGCGCCCAGGTACAGGACAGCTCGACAAGTGTTCTTGTACAAGGGCATGTACAGCTGTGTCCATACCTGTGTTAGTATGTTCATTGATGTTTCTCTGTAATTACAGTGGTGCTCCTTGAGGCTCTGAATTCTGGATTGCAGAAGCAACTTTTCTCCAACGGCAAGGCAAGCATCTACTCTTCCTATATGTTCACGGCGTATAAAATGTAACAGATCTGAGGTCATTTTACAGTTAGTGTCATGTCATTGTTTGACATTTACAGTCAGGGAGCAGATCAGACCACCAGGAAGTGGAAGGCAGTCTGTCTGAGTCAGAGAGCAGCCAGAGATCCAAGAGGACTGGgctggacacagacacagagggtaaggatggatagagggagggagaggagacagagagagagagagagagagagagagagagagagagagagagagagggagagagagaaatatggagagagagagagagagagagagagagagagagagagagagagagagagagagagagagagagagagagagagagagagagagagagagagagagagagagagagagagag encodes:
- the rbbp8l gene encoding uncharacterized protein rbbp8l, translated to MSTPIPQALRPEHITARGNTGQKRDHSVEMVGHQRSPVAPTIPHPRLVQKDRPLPSSSSFSSSFSTSSSLPGDEKHSRHLVHAPVPYWPRPIKSARLSLPWPLPEHSDWVTVATSVDDGLVSQSKHNPNLPRFPNLQTYVQQNSSLGKAWLKPSQASLTRSLSTEHGERPTAWVQERDRRVAPHSWREAVVQTEMVFGENLKEADSPLDLSDPGRCKSIKSPQDSKASPTLQDMYIEGETSNRTTRTDSSPQSQACPPSSSSSSSSTPALPSSSSSTRPTSQQRQSPNNHNLKVLYLIRHTLPFKR